One stretch of Cryptococcus neoformans var. neoformans B-3501A chromosome 5, whole genome shotgun sequence DNA includes these proteins:
- a CDS encoding hypothetical protein (HMMPfam hit to GFO_IDH_MocA, Oxidoreductase family, NAD-binding Rossmann fold, score: 38.0, E(): 2.6e-08) yields the protein MSINVALLGSGVFAQASYVPALLSLARFRTLVLHTIWSRSESSAQTLHDKYTSVGAPSPQLLYGDDGLEAVLANKEIDAVLFVLPITKQPDLVRKAWKAGKHVLSEKPLARDVKEAMELIEEYERDYKPKGLIWRVAENYAHEPALRFAGDILAKTPELGPVLFWDLKFTSYVEDGSKYHATGWRTIPDYQGGFLLDGGVHWAALLRTVLPPAALPASFIGFASLHRTHLLPHDTVQAIALPIPSATIPPNGPKSKLDSAVHTEKDLTSQPGQSTPRGQITFSFAKPDMPPEGRTSNGFVVTLLNGVLTVEQTFDRQFITTLIPAEGSGLEKKTITTRQVGVEVEIEMFVNAVQAVKEGRENKEENFGEPRGALWDLSVVEAMLKSDGKEISLESLIKGE from the exons ATGTCCATCAACGTCGCTCTCCTTGGCTCAGGCGTTTTCGCCCAGGCCTCTTACGTCCCggctctcctctcccttgcTCGATTCAGAACTCTCGTCCTCCACACCATCTGGTCTCGCTCAGAGTCTTCTGCTCAGACCTTGCATGACAAGTACACCTCTGTAGGCgcaccttctcctcagcTCTTGTATGGTGACGATGGCCTCGAGGCTGTCTTGGCAAACAAGGAGATTGATGCGGTTCTCTTCGTGTTGCCCATCACCAAACAGCCTGACCTTGTCAGGAAGGCATGGAAAGCTGGGAAGCATGTGTTGAGCGAAAAGCCTTTGGCAAGGGATGTCAAGGAGGCTATGGAATTGATAGAGGAGTATGAGAGGGATTACAAGCCCAAGGGCTTAATCTGGAGGGTTGCCGAAA ACTACGCCCATGAGCCCGCTCTCCGATTTGCTGGAGACATCCTCGCAAAGACACCTGAACTTGGTCCTGTCCTTTTCTGGGACTTGAAGTTTACCTCATACGTCGAGGATGGGTCCAAGTACCATGCCACTGGATGGCGTACTATTCCTGACTATCAGGGCG GTTTCCTTCTGGATGGTGGTGTCCATTGGGCGGCTCTTCTCCGTACTGTACTCCCTCCCGCTGctcttccagcttcttTCATTGGTTTTGCCTCCCTTCACCGAACTCATCTTCTACCGCACGACACTGTCCAAGCCATCGCTCTCCCCATTCCCTCCGCTACCATCCCTCCCAACGGCCCTAAGTCAAAGTTGGACAGCGCTGTTCACACCGAAAAGGATCTAACTTCGCAGCCTGGCCAGTCTACTCCTAGGGGTCAAATCACATTTAGCTTTGCCAAGCCCGACATGCCTCCCGAGGGTCGAACATCCAACGGTTTTGTTGTCACATTGCTCAATGGCGTTCTCACGGTTGAGCAAACTTTCGATAGGCAGTTTATCACTACTCTTATTCCTGCCGAAGGAAGCGgcttggaaaagaagacgatcACCACCAGGCAAGTGGGTGTGGAAGTCGAGATCGAAATGTTTGTGAACGCTGTGCAGGCtgtcaaggaaggaagagaaaacaagGAGGAGAACTTTGGTGAGCCTAGAGGTGCTCTCTGGGATCTCAGCGTCGTCGAGGCGATGCTGAAGAGTGACGGCAAAGAGATCAGCCTCGAGAGCCTGATCAAGGGAGAGTAA